The following DNA comes from Myxococcota bacterium.
GGAGCTCGTACGCGATCGGCCCCCGGCGGCCCGCGAAGGAAGTCGGCTCCATCTGGACCAGCGCGACTCACTGCCGCGACGGCCTGGCGGCGGACAGCTTCTTGCCCTACCCCGACGCCGACTCAGTGCGCAAGGCGCGCGCGTACGCGTTCCCGAGCGGCGATCTGCGCGTGGCCTTTCCGGAGCTGCCGTCGATCGCCAAGCTCGACGTGCGGGTGCAGCTCGGCGACACCGCGCGCGGCGTACGCGACGACTATCTCAGCTTCTCCGACGGGCCGCTCCGCCCCGTGTTCGCGGCGGTGGTCCGCAGTGAGCTGCCCAAGACCCTGCAGGGTCGCCCCGAGCTCGTGCGCGACGCGGTGCTGCGCCAGATCGACGCGCTCTCCGGCGCCGTGCCGCCCGGCCAGATGGTGGTGCGCGACCTCGACGGCCCCTGGGGCCCGCTGATCGAGGTGCTGGTCGCGAACCGCGAGGGCACGCCCTGTTTCCCCACCTCGGATTACCGCGTGCTGCCGCCCGACGCCCCCGCGTCGACGGTCGGCGTGAGTCGCTATCTGGCGCGCGGCGACGTGCTGATCGAGATCGCGCTGATCGTGCGCATGCCGCCCGACGTGCCGAAGGCGCGCCAGGGCGAGTACGCGCGCGAGCGCATGAACGAGCTGATGGGCTCGCTCACGTTCTCGGGAGCCACTTGATTTCGCGCCCCGGCTCTGGTGGCATCGGCGCATGATCAAGCGAGTCGGCGGCAACCTGACCGTGCGCAGGGGCGAGGCGCCCGCGGAGAGCGCGCAGCTCGAGCGCGACGGCTACGCGGTCGTGCAGAGCGTGCTCGAGCCCGAGCTCGTGGCGCGTCTTGCCGAGGAGATCGGCTCGGTGTTCGCGACCTACCCGGCCGAGCGCGGGCGCGGCGACCGCTCCGAGTTCCGCTACGAGATGCTCAACCGCTCGGCGGTCTGTCAGGCAGCGGTCGGGCATCCGGGCATCCTGGCAGTGATCGAGCCGTTGCTCGGCGAGGACTGCCACGTGATCGCCAACACCGCCTGGTGGAACCCGCCGGAGTTCGGCGGCGGGCCCTGGCACTGCGACGCCGGCCCGCACGTGCCGCGGCCCGAGGGCGTGCCCTGGGACGAGCGCATTCCCTATCCCGTGTTCGCGATCGGCGCGCACCTGTATCTGCGCGATTGTCCGCTCGAGTGCGGCCCCACCGCGGTGATTCCCGGGAGTCACCGCTCGGGCCGCCTGCCGCCGTTCGACCGCATGAGCGACGAGAACCTCGAGTACGAGGGCCGCA
Coding sequences within:
- a CDS encoding tetratricopeptide repeat protein; the encoded protein is MRVRFSVLLSLACLVACVSQPPRPATEDLTFCRAGWQATEAGDNPRALALFQRCIAEGHLGEPALAQTWRNIGITYRHMNDWPKAIDAFDQALAHSPQKPWEDYVNRANTWSDAGDSDKALADYQRALDVHPDYDQAHLERGIEYERQGKQAEAYADFQRAYELGMRSDFLMGRIRDYRARGFGKAPPVPGGPLEKLGSSYAIGPRRPAKEVGSIWTSATHCRDGLAADSFLPYPDADSVRKARAYAFPSGDLRVAFPELPSIAKLDVRVQLGDTARGVRDDYLSFSDGPLRPVFAAVVRSELPKTLQGRPELVRDAVLRQIDALSGAVPPGQMVVRDLDGPWGPLIEVLVANREGTPCFPTSDYRVLPPDAPASTVGVSRYLARGDVLIEIALIVRMPPDVPKARQGEYARERMNELMGSLTFSGAT
- a CDS encoding phytanoyl-CoA dioxygenase family protein, producing the protein MIKRVGGNLTVRRGEAPAESAQLERDGYAVVQSVLEPELVARLAEEIGSVFATYPAERGRGDRSEFRYEMLNRSAVCQAAVGHPGILAVIEPLLGEDCHVIANTAWWNPPEFGGGPWHCDAGPHVPRPEGVPWDERIPYPVFAIGAHLYLRDCPLECGPTAVIPGSHRSGRLPPFDRMSDENLEYEGRKPVALVARAGDVALFVSDAWHRGMPARPGGTGRLFLQVHYARRDLAQRIRTTADVNQLSPEAIERIGSPRERTLLGLHSPFFYDG